TACATGGATGTTGCCCGGTTTGGTAGTCCGTCCGCTTCGAAAATACTGTTTTTAAGTTGCGCAACCCATGGCGGCGAAGGATTTTGTGGTTCGGGTATTCAAGTCGGCCTCCTGCAAGAAGGATTTTTTGCAGACCTTCCAGAGGACACCGCTGTTGTCCTGATACATGCCATCAATCCGTATGGGTTTTCACATGTCCGCCGCGTAAATGAACATAATATTGACCTGAACAGGAATTTCCGGGATTACTCCAAGCCCCTGCCGGATAATCAGGCCTACAAAGCCGTGCATGATATGGTTCTGCCACTGGATTGGGATGGACCTGCCCGTGCAAATTCAGAAAAGGCCATTGAGGCCTATATAGCTGAAAACGATCTGTTTACTTATCAGTCTGCTGTTTCCGGCGGTCAGCATGTGAATGAACAAGGCATTTTCTACGGCGGAAAGGCCGCTGCCTGGAGCAATGTTACCCTTCGTTCTGTGGTGAGTGAGCACGCAAAACAATGTGAACATGTTGCTATCATTGATTTTCACACGGGCCTCGGACCAAACGGGTATGGTGAACTGATTTATATTGGCGACCCAAGTGGGATTGATCGGGCAAAGACCTGGTATGATAACGAAATCACTTCCCCTGCGGATGGATCCTCAAGTTCCGCAATTGTCGAAGGAACCATCGACATAGGGTATGCGCAAAGCGCACCAGACGCCGTCCATACGTGTATTGCACTGGAATATGGCACAGTGCCAGTACTGGATGTTCTGGATGCCCTTCGCGCGGATAACTGGCTTTATATCCACGGCGACATCAATTCTGATCTGGGAAAGAAAATCAAAAAGCAGGTCCGGGACGCGTTTTACTGCGATACTGATGAGTGGAAAGCCAAAATCTGGCAACGGGGCCACGAAACTGTTTCGAAGGCGCTCAAAGGTCTGGCCAGTTCATAGACTCGCAGGCGGGCAACACCGCCGATCCGAATTTTCGACAAAAAAAGGGGCCGTTGGCCCCTTTTTTCATGCTTCATTTTTCAGCTCAAGTGCTTTCAACTTCAAGCCCTTTATGGGAAAGCTTATCCAGCTTCGGCATCAACGACAGCAATTCCTGTGAATAAGGGGCCTGTGGGTTCTTAAAGAGAGCTTCAGTCTCTGCAATCTCCACAAGTTGTCCCGTCTTCATCACGCCAACCCGATCACACATTTGGCGAATGACAGGCAAATCATGACTGATGAACAGCATTGTCAATCCCAGCTCTTCCTGAAGATCTTTCAGCAGGTTAAGGATCTGGGCCTGAATGGACACGTCCAATGCAGATGTTGGCTCGTCACAGATCAGGAAACGAGGCCGCGTGGCCAGAGCCCGGGCAATTGAAATCCGTTGACGCTGACCGCCTGAAAACTCATGTGGAAAACGAACGGCCGCCTGAGCGCCCAACCCGACATGGTCAAGCAAATCCATAACAATCTGCTCTACTTCCCGATTGGACGAGGCGAGCTTATGAAAACGGATTGGTTCGGCAACAATATCCAGAACCCGCATTCTGCCATTAAGTGAAGAAAATGGGTCCTGGAAAATCATCTGCATCTGACGGCGATAGTAATCCAGTTCTTTTTCCGACTTGATCTTTGTCAGGTCCGTTCCGCCGAACTCGATAGCGCCCGCCGCAGGCTTATATAAACCCGAAATCATGCGGGCAACGGTCGATTTACCACTACCGCTTTCGCCAACAAGTCCGAAAACCTCGCCTTGCTTGATGTCAAAAGACACACCGTCAACAGCATTGAAAGTTTGCCGGTTTTTCTTCAACATCGCCTGTTTGGTCACAAATGTCATGACCAGATCTTTCACCTCGACAAGTGATCCTGAAACAGCATCAAAGTCACGTGTCTGACCCAACCAGTGAGTGGAAATGTCCAGCAGCTTTTTACGATCTTCTTCCTTCTCGATGTAATCCACCATCGGGAAACGCTTCAGACGGATGTCTGGGCGCGGAACCGCACTAATCAGACTTTTCGTATAAGGATGGTCTGGATCACCGAGGATCTTCTCGGTCGTTCCCTCTTCCACCAGGTTACCGCGATACATCACAGCAACCCTGTCTGTAATATCTGCAATAACACCCATGTCATGGGTAATGATCAGCATGCCAACCTGTTTTTCCTGACAAAGCTTACGCATTAATTCAAGAATCTGGGCCTGAATGGACACGTCCAACGCAGTGGTCGGCTCGTCTGCAATAATGACTTCTGGTTCAGCGCATAGTGCCAAAGCAATCACAACGCGCTGGCGCATCCCCCCTGAAAACTGATGCGGATAATGTTTGATCCGCTGTTCAGGATTGGGAATACCAACCTGACGTAACAAATCAACAGCCCGTTCTTTTGATTTTTCGTTGCCCAACTGCAAGTGAAGCTCAATAGTTTCCACGAGCTGCTGCTCGACCGTCTGCAGCGGATCCAGCGATGTGAGGGGATCCTGAAAAATCATGCCGATACGGCGACCACGGATCTTACGCTTCGCTTCTTCCGACAGGTTGTTAATCTGTTCACCTTTAAGGTAAACATTCCCGCCTGACATTCTGCCAGGTGCTTCCAGAAGACCGATAACCGCATTACCAATCGTTGACTTTCCGGCACCTGACTCGCCGACAACACCAAGGACTTCACCCGGGCGGACCAGAAGACTGACGCCTTTTACAGCCTCAACAGTTCCCCGGCGGCTTGGAAATTCGATGTGGAGGTCTTCAATGTTTAACAAATCCATATTACTGCCTCCTTAGCGCAATTTCGGGTTCAGGGCGTCACGAAGCCAGTCACCCAGCAAATTCACCGCCAAAACCAAAATAACCAATGCTGCCCCTGGGAAAATAGTGATCCACCATTCGCCAGAAAACAGATACTCATTCCCGATCCGGATCATCGTCCCCAAGGAAGGTGTCGTTGGCGGTACGCCCACGCCCAGAAATGAAAGTGTTGCTTCCGTAATAATCGCAACAGCCAGATGGATGGTTGCAATCACCATAACCGGCCCCATTACATTCGGCAAAATATGCCGCCGCAAGATCGTGCCGGGACGAATACCAATGACGCGGGCCGCCTGCACATATTCCTTGCCTTTTTCGACAAGAGTTGATCCACGGACCGTCCGGGCGTATTGCACCCAGCCAGAAATCCCGATCGCAAAGACCAGAACATACACAGCAACATCCTCGTGCATCTCACTCGGCACGATGCCCCGTGCAACACCGTCAATCAACAGTGCAATGAGAATGGCAGGAAATGAAAGCTGGATATCAGCTATACGCATAATAAAAGCGTCCGTTCGTCCGCCGACATATCCACTTACCAAACCGGCTGTAATACCAATGATCATCGAGAAAACAACAGAGGCAAAGCCAACGAATAAAGAAATCCGGGCACCATGCATGATGGTGGAAAGAATATCGCGTCCCTGATCGTCAGTACCAAGAAGAAACCGTGGGTCCCCTTCTTCGGACCATGACGGGGGAAGGCTGGAATCCATAATATCGATAACAGCAAGGTCAAACGGATCATGCGGCGCCAGAAAAGGGGCAAAAGTTGCACCCAGAATAATAACGAGCGTTACGATCGACGAACAGACAGCAACAGGGCTGGATTTAAAACTATGCCAGACATCGCTGTCCAGGAATCGCTCAAAGCGAGATTTTTCGACTGATTTTTCCATCACACTTACTCGTCGTCAGAACGCAGACGTGGGTCTACGGCATAATAAAGAACATCGACGATCATATTGATCAGAACGAAGAAGAAGGCAATCAACACCAGATAGGCTGCCATGATGGGAATATCCACATCTGCAATAGCCTGAATGAATAGAAGCCCCATGCCCGGCCATTGAAACACGCTTTCTGTAATAATAGCGAACGCGATCAGTGAACCCAGCTGCAAACCAGTGATGGTAATAACGGGGACCAGTGTATTTTTAAGCGCATGCTTGAAATTCACCAGACGATCGGGCAGTCCGCGTGCGCGGGCAAACTTCACAAAATCCGTCCGCAAAACTTCCAGCATTTCGGCCCGGACCAAACGCATAATCAATGTCATCTGGAACAGGGCAAGCGTGATCGACGGCAAAATAAGTGATTTCAGTCCAGAGGCTGTCAGGAAACCGGTACTCCAGGTTGTGAATTCAATGACATCACCGCGACCAAATGTCGGCAGCCACCGAAAAATCACACCGAATACCAGGATCAAAAGAATACCAATAAGGAAAGGCGGCAAAGACACACCAACCAAGGAAAGGGTCATAATAAACTTTGAAAGGATCCCGTTTCGCTTAAGCGCAGTATACACACCCATTGGAATACCAATCGCAAGGGCGAGAATAGCTGAAACGAATGCTAACTCCAGCGTTGCGGGCATACGGGCGAAAATCAGGTCGCTGACAGGCACCTGATATTTGTAAGACCGACCAAAATCACCTTGAACTGCGTTCAAAATGAAATTGCCAAACTGAATAGGCACAGGGTCATTAAGACCGAGCCGTTCGCGAAGTTCGATACGTTCCTGTTCAGAAGTATCCTGACCCACCATGTTGTTGATTGGGTCACCGACAAACCGAAACATGGAAAAGGCGATGAGTGCCACTGTAAACATTACAATGACAGACTGCATCAATCGCTTAAAAAGGAATGAGACCATGGTTTCTAAAGATTAAATTTACAAATAAATAAAAGGGCCTGCAGAATTATTGCAGGCCCTCAACGATACCGTCTTAGTTGACGAGGACATAACGGAAGTCAAGTCCGTTATCAGCGCGCTGATTTACCATCACACGATCGCTCACACCCCAAGATAGAGGCTGCTGATGAAGAGGCAGGTAGCCGACTTCATCTTTAACGATCTGGAACGCTTCCTTGATCATGGCATTCCGTTTTGCCTGATCCGTTTCAGAACCTACTTTTACAGTTAGCTCGTCCACTTTTGCGTTACAGTAGTTACCAAGATTAAAGAGACCTGTTTTGGTTTCTTTATTCTGACAGGAAAGCAATGAAGACAGAACGTTTTCACTGTCCATTGTACCCGGTGTCCAACCCAGCAGGTAGAAGCTTGTATCGAAGCCACCTGTTGCCAGAACTTTACCAAAATACTTGGATTTTGGCTGAGCCAGAAGGTTCACTTTAACACCAACTTTTGCCAGCATGGAAACAGCTGCCTGACAAATTTTCTCGTCATTGACATAGCGGTTGTTCGGGCAATCCATTGTCACTTCAAAACCATCTGGGTAACCCGCTTCAGCAAGCAACGCTTTTGATTTCGCAGGATCATATGCATAAGGTGTGTTCAGTTCAGGAACATGACCATTGATCTGTGGGGCAACCATCAGACCAGAAGGCGTCGCTGCACCGCGCATCACTTTTTTCTTGATCGCGTCAAGGTTCAATGCATGGGCAAATGCCTGACGGACACGAATATCCTTGAACGGGTTTTTGCCTTTGATGTTTGAATACAGAAGCTCATCACGGCCCTGATCCATACCCAGGAAGATTGTGCGGGCTTCTGGACCAGCAAGCGCTTTCACGCCTTTTGCTTCGTCAAGACGTTTCCAATCCTGTACTGGAATTGGGTAAACCAGATCCAACTCACCAGAAATCAGAGCAGCAACACGAGTAGCAGCTTCTTTAATTGGTGTGAATTCAACTTTGGTTACGTTGGAAGGAATGTCCTGCCAATAAGCATCGTTGCGTTCAAATGTCGTTTTGATATCAGCTTTGTGGTCAACAACTTTGAAAGGACCTGTACCATTGGCATTCAGGTTTGCAAAATTGCTGGTGTTATCCGCTGAAGCACTTGTTGCTTCCAAAGCGTTATTGGCTTCGGCCCATTCTTTGTCCATGATCATGATATAAACCAGATCAGCAGTCAGAATTGGGTTTGGCGCAGGCGTTTCAATGATTACTGTATAATCATCAACGATCTCAATGTTTTTGATTTTAGACGCACGGACTTTCTGGTCAGAACCTTCAGTCAGCGCACGTTTCCATGTGAAAACAACGTCCTGTGCAGTGAAATCGTTACCGTTATGGAATTTCACGCCTTTGCGAAGGTTGAATTTCCATTTTGTTGGCTCGATTGTTTCCCATGACTCAGCCAATCCTGGCACAACGCCCAGATTGTCATCATATAGGACAAGGCCTTCATAGATGTTTGTCAGTGTGACAAGCAAAAATGTTTCGTTCAAAGATTGCGGGTCGAGCGAGCTCAGGTTCCCCTGAAATGCATATTTGAATGTTTCGGCTTTAGCAACTGGTGCAGCAAGCGCAATCGCTGCTGCAGCTGCCGCTGCCATTAATCCATGACGCAATTTCATAAAAAGTCTCCCTTTTGACTTTAGTTACATAATTTCTTACCCGATTGTGGGTGTTCCCTGCCTTATTTCCCAAGATGTAAGACAAGATTGCTAGCGACAGTAAACAATACGAACCAGCCTGTCTATCCTGACAGGCAATCTTCGTTACTTCGCCAACTCGTCAATCAGCTTATGAATAAACTGTTCAGAGGCTTTTACCTGCGATAGTTCAATATATTCATTTGGCTGATGAGCGATGCCGATCGAACCCGGTCCACAAATAACAGTGGAGAATCCGGCTTCCTGGAATTGTCCGGCTTCAGCAGCATAAGAAACTGCCAAAGTATCATTTTTTCCTGTAATGGATTTACACAGCATCTCGGCTTCCCCTTCTTTTTCAGGTGCCAAGGCTGGTGTTGAGGAAATGACCTCGGTGGAAATAGAACATTCCGGATCCACCGCTTTCATCGCAGGCAACAATTCGTTCTCACAATAAGCATTGAACCGGTCAATGAAATCCTGAGGATTGTCTTCCGAAACATAGCGAATATCCCAGACGAATTCACACTCGCGGGAAATAATGTTCATTGCGGTTCCGCCGTTCATAACACCAACATGCAACGTCGTATAACCCGGAGATGGCGCGTAAGCGCTGTTCTGATCGGCTTTTTCTTTATTTTCAGCCATCATATCGGCAATGAAGCTGACAAGGCGCGCGCCTGTCATCACCGCACTCACACCATCTTCGACAAGACTGGAATGCGCTTCTTTGCCAACGATCTTGGTTTTCAGCCCAACGATCCCTTTGTGCGCTGTCACAATATCCATCATGGTGGGCTCGCCAACAACCACGGCCCGTGGTTTCTTGTCCTGCTTCACAAACTCTTCAATCATGCGAGGTGAACCGAGGCAGCCGATTTCTTCGTCATATGACAGTGCGAAGTGAATCGGCTTTTTAATCCCTTTTTCCAGCATTTCAGGCACCAAAGACAACGCAATGGCAGAAAAGCTTTTCATATCAGACGTGCCGCGCCCGTATAATTTTCCGTCTTTTTCGACAACCGTGAACGGATCAGTATCCCAAGGCTGGCCGTCGACAGGTACAACATCCGTGTGCCCGGATAAAACGATACCGCCCTCAACGTCCGGCCCGACAGTCGCTAAAAGGTTGGCTTTTGTTCCTTCATCGTTGAAAATCTTCTGGGATTTAACGCCATATTCCGCCAGATAATCTGCGACATAATCTATGAGATCGAGGTTTGAATTGCGGGAAACCGTATCAAAGCTAATGAGCTTTTCAATCATCTCAATTGGCGTTACTTGGGTAGCCACAGGAGCTCTCCTTTAGAATGTTTGATATCCACTGAAGTTGGGAACTCTATACATGCCAGAGGGGCTGTAAAGACAAAATGACATTCTGATCCCGAAAATATGACATTAATTTTACAAAATATATCAGCATTATTTTCGGTTATTTGAGAACGAAGATCAAAATACCAAATACGATCAAAAGGATACCCGCCGCCTCGACTTTATTCGTTTTTTCTTTAAAATAAAAATAGGAAATAATAAATGTGAACACCAACTCAATTTGACCAACGGCACGCACATAAGCTGCATTTTGCATGGCCATTGCCGTGAACCAGCCAACCGATCCGGCCATGCCGGTAACCCCGACCCAAATTGCAACTTTCCAGGCTTTCATGACAGCCTGCAATTGCCCTTTTTCAAAGAAGACCAGATACACTGTCATGACAACCGTTTGAAATCCCAGAACACAGACCAGCGTCATCGCAGCGCTGATAAACGCATCCTCGCCGGACAATGCCAGGGCACCGGCCCGATAGGCCACTGCAGAGACACCGAAGAAACCACCGGACAAAAGGCCATATAAAGCGGGTTTACCCGTCCAGCCCAGCAACACCTCCTTCGCTGTCAGATGGGCACCCGACGCAGAGATCAGTATTATTCCAACAAAACTAATGGTGATTGCGATTACAGCCGCGGTGCTGAGTGCATCGCCCAGCAGAACCAGTCCGAAAATAGCCGCCTGTACGGTTTCTGTTTTTGAATATGTCGTTCCAACAGCAAAATTCTTCAAACTGAACAGGGCAACAAGCAAGGCGGTTGCAATGATCTGTGCCAAGCCGCCAATGATCACATATGCGGTGAATTCTACATTAACAGTTGGCAGCGTATATCCGCTGCCTTTAACAAGAAAAACAATATAAACAAGTGCAAAGGGAAAACCGAAAATAAAGCGGACATAAGTTGCGCCACCTGTACTCAACCGGCCTTTAAGATATTTCTGTAAGGCCGTCCGAATGTTTTGAAAAAACGCGGCACAAACCGTTATCAGTATCCAAGCTTCCATTTGTCCTCACTCACCATAGTTGAACAGGAAGTGAGAACCATTTTGGTGGCATCTGTCAAATGCCACCAATGCATACCCCCTATGCAGAGTTTCCAAAGAGGGTGTCATCAAGCAGAATCAGTAATCGCATTCCACATCGCCAAGTTCGACATAGACGCTTTTCAATTCTGTAAAATGGTCTAGTGCGGCGGCACAGTTTTCCCGACCAATGCCGGATTGTTTACTGCCACCAAATGGGACACCCACCGGTGTCAGGTTATAATTATTAATCCAGCAACTTCCGGCTTTCAACTTCCGCACAACCCTGTGCGCCAAAGACAGGTTTTGGGTAAAAACACCGGCTGCCAGACCAAATTCGGTTTCATTGGCCCGCGCGATCACCTCGTCTTCATCCCTAAACGATAGAACTGACATGACCGGACCAAAAATCTCTTCCCGGCAAATCCGCATATCGTCCTGGGTGGCTGAAAAAACAGCCGGCGAAATGAAGGCGCCCTCTTCGCAACCGGGAACAGTCACCTTTTCACCGCCGGTGACCAGATACGCCCCTTCCTCGATACCCAATCGGATATATTCCATAACCTTCGCCGCATGGTCAGGATTGATCATTGCCCCCACCTGCGTTGATGACTCGCGCGGATCACCGATCACCATGGCTTCGGTTCGAATCTTAAGCAATGCGATAAATTCTTCATAGACAGCCTCGTGAACAAACACGCGGGTTCCGTTGGAGCACACTTCGCCCTGACTGTAAAAGTTGGCATTCATAGCCGCTGAAACTGCGTTGTAAAGCTGTGCATCATCAAAAATGATCAAGGGCGATTTACCGCCCAATTCCATTGTAACATGCTTTACTGTTCCGGCCGCATCTTCAAGTACTTTGCGTCCAGTGGGCACCGACCCAGTGAAGGAAACCTTGGCAATACCCGGATGGCAAGCCAAATGATGACCGGTTTTCCCAAAGCCATGTACCACATTAAACACGCCGTCGGGCACTCCTGCCTCAGAATAAATTTCGGCCAGGCGCATCGCATTTGTTGGGGTTAGCTCGGACGGTTTGAATATCATTGAATTGCCCGCGGCAAGCGCAGGCGCAGATTTCCAGGTCGCAATCTGTAAAGGATAATTCCATGCGCCGATGCCTGCGCAAACCCCCAGTGGTTCGCGAATTGTATAAGCAAATGCACCTTCCCCCAGATCCAAATGCTCGCCTTTTATATCGGCGGCAAGACCGCCGAAATATTCCAGCGCATCGATGGCACTATCTACATCGGCATAAGGCGTTTCTGAAATTGGTTTTCCCGTATCCAGTACTTCCAGCATGGCAAGTTCATCGCGATTTTTGCGCATAATATCTGCGGCCCGAAGCAGCACGCGCCCCCGCTCAATGCCGGGCATCCGGGACCAGGTTTCAAAGGCTGCCTGAGCCGCTGCGACTGCAATATCGACGTCCTGTTTACCGCCCCGATGTACCCGGGCAAGAACCTCACCCGTCGCGGGGTTGATATTTTCAAAAGTTTCTTCTGTCAGCGCTGCAACACCCTGACCGTTGATATAAAGCGGAATTTCCGCTGGGTTACCCATATCATTTCCTTTTTGGGTTGCCGTCATTTCAATTTGATTTGCCGTATATAAAACAGACTTGAACCAGTGGCACAAGTTTACCCAGAGAATTTATCCTAGTTGGGATTTGC
This region of Sneathiella aquimaris genomic DNA includes:
- a CDS encoding ABC transporter permease, whose amino-acid sequence is MEKSVEKSRFERFLDSDVWHSFKSSPVAVCSSIVTLVIILGATFAPFLAPHDPFDLAVIDIMDSSLPPSWSEEGDPRFLLGTDDQGRDILSTIMHGARISLFVGFASVVFSMIIGITAGLVSGYVGGRTDAFIMRIADIQLSFPAILIALLIDGVARGIVPSEMHEDVAVYVLVFAIGISGWVQYARTVRGSTLVEKGKEYVQAARVIGIRPGTILRRHILPNVMGPVMVIATIHLAVAIITEATLSFLGVGVPPTTPSLGTMIRIGNEYLFSGEWWITIFPGAALVILVLAVNLLGDWLRDALNPKLR
- a CDS encoding M14 family metallopeptidase; this translates as MPVSDYFSATYTQARQAFIDACNARGLEVTSHLNDQAKGAEGEDLYMDVARFGSPSASKILFLSCATHGGEGFCGSGIQVGLLQEGFFADLPEDTAVVLIHAINPYGFSHVRRVNEHNIDLNRNFRDYSKPLPDNQAYKAVHDMVLPLDWDGPARANSEKAIEAYIAENDLFTYQSAVSGGQHVNEQGIFYGGKAAAWSNVTLRSVVSEHAKQCEHVAIIDFHTGLGPNGYGELIYIGDPSGIDRAKTWYDNEITSPADGSSSSAIVEGTIDIGYAQSAPDAVHTCIALEYGTVPVLDVLDALRADNWLYIHGDINSDLGKKIKKQVRDAFYCDTDEWKAKIWQRGHETVSKALKGLASS
- the argE gene encoding acetylornithine deacetylase, with product MATQVTPIEMIEKLISFDTVSRNSNLDLIDYVADYLAEYGVKSQKIFNDEGTKANLLATVGPDVEGGIVLSGHTDVVPVDGQPWDTDPFTVVEKDGKLYGRGTSDMKSFSAIALSLVPEMLEKGIKKPIHFALSYDEEIGCLGSPRMIEEFVKQDKKPRAVVVGEPTMMDIVTAHKGIVGLKTKIVGKEAHSSLVEDGVSAVMTGARLVSFIADMMAENKEKADQNSAYAPSPGYTTLHVGVMNGGTAMNIISRECEFVWDIRYVSEDNPQDFIDRFNAYCENELLPAMKAVDPECSISTEVISSTPALAPEKEGEAEMLCKSITGKNDTLAVSYAAEAGQFQEAGFSTVICGPGSIGIAHQPNEYIELSQVKASEQFIHKLIDELAK
- a CDS encoding ABC transporter substrate-binding protein, which produces MKLRHGLMAAAAAAAIALAAPVAKAETFKYAFQGNLSSLDPQSLNETFLLVTLTNIYEGLVLYDDNLGVVPGLAESWETIEPTKWKFNLRKGVKFHNGNDFTAQDVVFTWKRALTEGSDQKVRASKIKNIEIVDDYTVIIETPAPNPILTADLVYIMIMDKEWAEANNALEATSASADNTSNFANLNANGTGPFKVVDHKADIKTTFERNDAYWQDIPSNVTKVEFTPIKEAATRVAALISGELDLVYPIPVQDWKRLDEAKGVKALAGPEARTIFLGMDQGRDELLYSNIKGKNPFKDIRVRQAFAHALNLDAIKKKVMRGAATPSGLMVAPQINGHVPELNTPYAYDPAKSKALLAEAGYPDGFEVTMDCPNNRYVNDEKICQAAVSMLAKVGVKVNLLAQPKSKYFGKVLATGGFDTSFYLLGWTPGTMDSENVLSSLLSCQNKETKTGLFNLGNYCNAKVDELTVKVGSETDQAKRNAMIKEAFQIVKDEVGYLPLHQQPLSWGVSDRVMVNQRADNGLDFRYVLVN
- a CDS encoding ABC transporter ATP-binding protein, with product MDLLNIEDLHIEFPSRRGTVEAVKGVSLLVRPGEVLGVVGESGAGKSTIGNAVIGLLEAPGRMSGGNVYLKGEQINNLSEEAKRKIRGRRIGMIFQDPLTSLDPLQTVEQQLVETIELHLQLGNEKSKERAVDLLRQVGIPNPEQRIKHYPHQFSGGMRQRVVIALALCAEPEVIIADEPTTALDVSIQAQILELMRKLCQEKQVGMLIITHDMGVIADITDRVAVMYRGNLVEEGTTEKILGDPDHPYTKSLISAVPRPDIRLKRFPMVDYIEKEEDRKKLLDISTHWLGQTRDFDAVSGSLVEVKDLVMTFVTKQAMLKKNRQTFNAVDGVSFDIKQGEVFGLVGESGSGKSTVARMISGLYKPAAGAIEFGGTDLTKIKSEKELDYYRRQMQMIFQDPFSSLNGRMRVLDIVAEPIRFHKLASSNREVEQIVMDLLDHVGLGAQAAVRFPHEFSGGQRQRISIARALATRPRFLICDEPTSALDVSIQAQILNLLKDLQEELGLTMLFISHDLPVIRQMCDRVGVMKTGQLVEIAETEALFKNPQAPYSQELLSLMPKLDKLSHKGLEVEST
- a CDS encoding DMT family transporter, with product MEAWILITVCAAFFQNIRTALQKYLKGRLSTGGATYVRFIFGFPFALVYIVFLVKGSGYTLPTVNVEFTAYVIIGGLAQIIATALLVALFSLKNFAVGTTYSKTETVQAAIFGLVLLGDALSTAAVIAITISFVGIILISASGAHLTAKEVLLGWTGKPALYGLLSGGFFGVSAVAYRAGALALSGEDAFISAAMTLVCVLGFQTVVMTVYLVFFEKGQLQAVMKAWKVAIWVGVTGMAGSVGWFTAMAMQNAAYVRAVGQIELVFTFIISYFYFKEKTNKVEAAGILLIVFGILIFVLK
- a CDS encoding ABC transporter permease, with protein sequence MVSFLFKRLMQSVIVMFTVALIAFSMFRFVGDPINNMVGQDTSEQERIELRERLGLNDPVPIQFGNFILNAVQGDFGRSYKYQVPVSDLIFARMPATLELAFVSAILALAIGIPMGVYTALKRNGILSKFIMTLSLVGVSLPPFLIGILLILVFGVIFRWLPTFGRGDVIEFTTWSTGFLTASGLKSLILPSITLALFQMTLIMRLVRAEMLEVLRTDFVKFARARGLPDRLVNFKHALKNTLVPVITITGLQLGSLIAFAIITESVFQWPGMGLLFIQAIADVDIPIMAAYLVLIAFFFVLINMIVDVLYYAVDPRLRSDDE
- the betB gene encoding betaine-aldehyde dehydrogenase; the protein is MGNPAEIPLYINGQGVAALTEETFENINPATGEVLARVHRGGKQDVDIAVAAAQAAFETWSRMPGIERGRVLLRAADIMRKNRDELAMLEVLDTGKPISETPYADVDSAIDALEYFGGLAADIKGEHLDLGEGAFAYTIREPLGVCAGIGAWNYPLQIATWKSAPALAAGNSMIFKPSELTPTNAMRLAEIYSEAGVPDGVFNVVHGFGKTGHHLACHPGIAKVSFTGSVPTGRKVLEDAAGTVKHVTMELGGKSPLIIFDDAQLYNAVSAAMNANFYSQGEVCSNGTRVFVHEAVYEEFIALLKIRTEAMVIGDPRESSTQVGAMINPDHAAKVMEYIRLGIEEGAYLVTGGEKVTVPGCEEGAFISPAVFSATQDDMRICREEIFGPVMSVLSFRDEDEVIARANETEFGLAAGVFTQNLSLAHRVVRKLKAGSCWINNYNLTPVGVPFGGSKQSGIGRENCAAALDHFTELKSVYVELGDVECDY